From Salvia splendens isolate huo1 chromosome 3, SspV2, whole genome shotgun sequence, a single genomic window includes:
- the LOC121795836 gene encoding kinesin-like protein KIN-UB isoform X1 translates to MAYGQTGTGKTYTLGRLGDEDTSARGIMVRAMEDILANISPETDSISVSFLQLYMESIQDLLNPANDNISIVEDQKTGDVSLPGATVCEIRDQQSFIQLLRLGEAHRIAANTKLNTESSRSHALLMVHVKKSVVDRDEFCLEAQNCSIGNLRPPILRKGKLIVVDLAGSEHIHKSGSEGHMLEEAKSINLSLSALGKCINALAENSPHVPVRDSKLTRLLKDSFGGTSRTSLVVTIGPSPRHRAETASTIMFGQRAMKVENMLKIKEEFDYKSLAKRLEMEIDKLMTENERQLKVYENEIERIRLEAQKRVAEAEGNYVEALEEEKTKCQMDYMESIKRLEEKWTINQQKHAINAEINNGAGNEKVAELKRLLQDEVCLRKAAEDEIQKIKNQLYRFSKMELAGRNSDGFSIHQVLEEESCQKKKLEEEVRVLRSLLAQISIEAHQFRSYPDGSNSANPLLGLDSLEPLNQMRSRDCNNGERASITNLHEQDVGYGFLSYHYHFRLSSCFCIHLPLDITVGLQKILSLLQSEDANVRTHAVKVVANLAAEEGNQEKIVEAGGLTSLLMLLRTYDDETIHRIAAGAIANLAMNEANQELIMAQGGICQLAMTATDAEDPQTLRMVAGAIANLCGNDKLQMRLRSEGGMKALLGMVRCRHPDVLSQVARGIANFAKCESRASSQVTGSRHGRSLLIDDGALPWIVQNANSEASLIRRHVELALCHLAQHEVNAKDMISRGALWELVRISRDCSRADIRALARRTLTSSSTFQSELRRLRIEV, encoded by the exons ATGGCTTATGGTCAAACCGGAACTGGGAAGACGTATACTCTTGGCCGATTGGGTGATGAAGATACCTCTGCTCGGGGTATAATGGTTCGTGCGATGGAGGATATACTTGCAAACATCTCACCTGAGACTGATTCTATTTCAGTTTCATTCCTGCAG CTTTATATGGAATCCATCCAAGATCTACTGAACCCAGCTAATGATAATATATCAATTGTTGAGGACCAGAAAACTGGTGATGTTTCTTTGCCAGGGGCTACTGTCTGCGAGATCAGAGACCAGCAAAGTTTCATTCAACTCTTACGCTTAGGGGAAGCGCATAGGATTGCTGCCAACACCAAACTGAACACTGAATCTTCTCGGAGTCACGCCCTTCTGATG GTACATGTCAAGAAGTCTGTAGTGGACAGGGACGAATTTTGTCTTGAAGCACAAAATTGCTCAATTGGTAATTTGAGGCCTCCTATACTACGTAAAGGCAAACTGATCGTGGTAGATCTTGCTGGTTCCGAACACATTCACAAATCAG GAAGCGAGGGTCATATGCTAGAAGAAGCCAAGTCTATAAATCTTTCACTTAGTGCCTTAGGGAAATGTATAAATGCTTTGGCAGAAAACAGTCCTCATGTCCCAGTTCGAGATTCAAAGCTTACAAGGCTACTTAAAGATTCATTTGGAG GGACATCCAGAACTTCATTAGTTGTCACAATTGGTCCATCTCCACGTCATCGAGCAGAGACTGCAAGTACCATAATGTTTGGGCAAAGG GCTATGAAAGTGGAGAACATGCTGAAGATTAAGGAAGAATTTGACTACAAAAGCTTGGCCAAAAGACTTGAGATGGAAATTGATAAACTTATGACTGAGAATGAAAGGCAGCTAAAGGTTTATGAAAATGAGATTGAAAGAATCAGATTGGAAGCACAGAAACGTGTAGCTGAGGCTGAAGGGAATTATGTGGAAGCCTTAGAG GAGGAGAAAACCAAATGTCAGATGGATTATATGGAGTCAATTAAGAGGCTTGAGGAGAAGTGGACCATCAACCAGCAAAAGCATGCAATTAATGCAGAG ATTAACAATGGTGCTGGTAATGAAAAGGTTGCGGAGCTAAAAAGATTGCTTCAGGATGAAGTTTGTCTACGAAAAGCAGCTGAAGATGAAATTCAGAAGATAAAAAATCAGCTATATAGATTTTCAAAGATGGAG TTGGCAGGAAGAAACTCTGATGGCTTTAGCATTCATCAAGTGCTGGAAGAGGAGAGTTGTCAGAAAAAGAAACTAGAAGAAGAAGTGAGAGTTTTAAGGAGTCTACTGGCACAAATATCTATTGAAGCTCATCAA TTCAGGAGCTATCCAGATGGATCCAACTCTGCCAACCCCCTACTTGGTCTAGATTCCTTAGAACCACTTAATCAAATGCGGTCAAGAGATTGTAATAATGGAGAACGAGCATCTATTACAAACCTTCATGAACAAGATGTTGGTTATGGCTTTCTATCATATCATTATCATTTCAGGTTATCTTCTTGTTTTTGTATTCATCTGCCACTTGATATAACAGTTGGATTGCAAAAGATATTATCATTACTTCAGTCTGAGGATGCTAATGTACGAACACATGCGGTAAAAGTGGTAGCCAACTTAGCTGCAGAAG AAGGAAATCAGGAAAAGATAGTTGAAGCTGGTGGTCTCACTTCATTGCTAATGCTCCTTAGAACATACGATGATGAAACAATTCATAGAATTGCAGCTGGCGCTATTGCTAATCTTGCTATGAATG AGGCTAACCAAGAGCTCATAATGGCCCAAGGTGGAATCTGTCAGTTAGCTATGACAGCTACTGATGCAGAAGATCCTCAGACTCTAAGAATGGTTGCTGGAGCAATAGCTAATCTCTGTGGCAATG ATAAACTGCAAATGAGATTGAGGTCAGAAGGTGGCATGAAAGCTCTATTAGGGATGGTGAGATGTAGACATCCTGATGTTCTATCTCAAGTTGCCCGTGGTATTGCAAATTTTGCGAAGTGTGAATCTAGGGCTTCTAGTCAAG TTACAGGATCAAGGCACGGCCGTTCCCTCCTGATAGATGATGGCGCATTACCGTGGATAGTACAAAATGCCAACAGCGAAGCTTCACTGATCAGGCGCCATGTCGAGCTTGCACTCTGCCACCTCGCACAGCATG AGGTGAATGCAAAAGACATGATCAGCAGAGGAGCCCTTTGGGAGCTAGTTCGTATTTCGCGGGACTGTTCTAGGGCGGATATAAGGGCCCTTGCTCGTCGAACTCTGACCTCAAGTTCCACATTTCAGTCTGAACTGCGACGCCTAAGGATCGAGGTTTAG
- the LOC121795836 gene encoding kinesin-like protein KIN-UB isoform X5 yields the protein MAYGQTGTGKTYTLGRLGDEDTSARGIMVRAMEDILANISPETDSISVSFLQLYMESIQDLLNPANDNISIVEDQKTGDVSLPGATVCEIRDQQSFIQLLRLGEAHRIAANTKLNTESSRSHALLMVHVKKSVVDRDEFCLEAQNCSIGNLRPPILRKGKLIVVDLAGSEHIHKSGSEGHMLEEAKSINLSLSALGKCINALAENSPHVPVRDSKLTRLLKDSFGGTSRTSLVVTIGPSPRHRAETASTIMFGQRAMKVENMLKIKEEFDYKSLAKRLEMEIDKLMTENERQLKVYENEIERIRLEAQKRVAEAEGNYVEALEEEKTKCQMDYMESIKRLEEKWTINQQKHAINAEINNGAGNEKVAELKRLLQDEVCLRKAAEDEIQKIKNQLYRFSKMELAGRNSDGFSIHQVLEEESCQKKKLEEEVRVLRSLLAQISIEAHQFRSYPDGSNSANPLLGLDSLEPLNQMRSRDCNNGERASITNLHEQDVVGLQKILSLLQSEDANVRTHAVKVVANLAAEEGNQEKIVEAGGLTSLLMLLRTYDDETIHRIAAGAIANLAMNEANQELIMAQGGICQLAMTATDAEDPQTLRMVAGAIANLCGNDKLQMRLRSEGGMKALLGMVRCRHPDVLSQVARGIANFAKCESRASSQGSRHGRSLLIDDGALPWIVQNANSEASLIRRHVELALCHLAQHEVNAKDMISRGALWELVRISRDCSRADIRALARRTLTSSSTFQSELRRLRIEV from the exons ATGGCTTATGGTCAAACCGGAACTGGGAAGACGTATACTCTTGGCCGATTGGGTGATGAAGATACCTCTGCTCGGGGTATAATGGTTCGTGCGATGGAGGATATACTTGCAAACATCTCACCTGAGACTGATTCTATTTCAGTTTCATTCCTGCAG CTTTATATGGAATCCATCCAAGATCTACTGAACCCAGCTAATGATAATATATCAATTGTTGAGGACCAGAAAACTGGTGATGTTTCTTTGCCAGGGGCTACTGTCTGCGAGATCAGAGACCAGCAAAGTTTCATTCAACTCTTACGCTTAGGGGAAGCGCATAGGATTGCTGCCAACACCAAACTGAACACTGAATCTTCTCGGAGTCACGCCCTTCTGATG GTACATGTCAAGAAGTCTGTAGTGGACAGGGACGAATTTTGTCTTGAAGCACAAAATTGCTCAATTGGTAATTTGAGGCCTCCTATACTACGTAAAGGCAAACTGATCGTGGTAGATCTTGCTGGTTCCGAACACATTCACAAATCAG GAAGCGAGGGTCATATGCTAGAAGAAGCCAAGTCTATAAATCTTTCACTTAGTGCCTTAGGGAAATGTATAAATGCTTTGGCAGAAAACAGTCCTCATGTCCCAGTTCGAGATTCAAAGCTTACAAGGCTACTTAAAGATTCATTTGGAG GGACATCCAGAACTTCATTAGTTGTCACAATTGGTCCATCTCCACGTCATCGAGCAGAGACTGCAAGTACCATAATGTTTGGGCAAAGG GCTATGAAAGTGGAGAACATGCTGAAGATTAAGGAAGAATTTGACTACAAAAGCTTGGCCAAAAGACTTGAGATGGAAATTGATAAACTTATGACTGAGAATGAAAGGCAGCTAAAGGTTTATGAAAATGAGATTGAAAGAATCAGATTGGAAGCACAGAAACGTGTAGCTGAGGCTGAAGGGAATTATGTGGAAGCCTTAGAG GAGGAGAAAACCAAATGTCAGATGGATTATATGGAGTCAATTAAGAGGCTTGAGGAGAAGTGGACCATCAACCAGCAAAAGCATGCAATTAATGCAGAG ATTAACAATGGTGCTGGTAATGAAAAGGTTGCGGAGCTAAAAAGATTGCTTCAGGATGAAGTTTGTCTACGAAAAGCAGCTGAAGATGAAATTCAGAAGATAAAAAATCAGCTATATAGATTTTCAAAGATGGAG TTGGCAGGAAGAAACTCTGATGGCTTTAGCATTCATCAAGTGCTGGAAGAGGAGAGTTGTCAGAAAAAGAAACTAGAAGAAGAAGTGAGAGTTTTAAGGAGTCTACTGGCACAAATATCTATTGAAGCTCATCAA TTCAGGAGCTATCCAGATGGATCCAACTCTGCCAACCCCCTACTTGGTCTAGATTCCTTAGAACCACTTAATCAAATGCGGTCAAGAGATTGTAATAATGGAGAACGAGCATCTATTACAAACCTTCATGAACAAGATGTTG TTGGATTGCAAAAGATATTATCATTACTTCAGTCTGAGGATGCTAATGTACGAACACATGCGGTAAAAGTGGTAGCCAACTTAGCTGCAGAAG AAGGAAATCAGGAAAAGATAGTTGAAGCTGGTGGTCTCACTTCATTGCTAATGCTCCTTAGAACATACGATGATGAAACAATTCATAGAATTGCAGCTGGCGCTATTGCTAATCTTGCTATGAATG AGGCTAACCAAGAGCTCATAATGGCCCAAGGTGGAATCTGTCAGTTAGCTATGACAGCTACTGATGCAGAAGATCCTCAGACTCTAAGAATGGTTGCTGGAGCAATAGCTAATCTCTGTGGCAATG ATAAACTGCAAATGAGATTGAGGTCAGAAGGTGGCATGAAAGCTCTATTAGGGATGGTGAGATGTAGACATCCTGATGTTCTATCTCAAGTTGCCCGTGGTATTGCAAATTTTGCGAAGTGTGAATCTAGGGCTTCTAGTCAAG GATCAAGGCACGGCCGTTCCCTCCTGATAGATGATGGCGCATTACCGTGGATAGTACAAAATGCCAACAGCGAAGCTTCACTGATCAGGCGCCATGTCGAGCTTGCACTCTGCCACCTCGCACAGCATG AGGTGAATGCAAAAGACATGATCAGCAGAGGAGCCCTTTGGGAGCTAGTTCGTATTTCGCGGGACTGTTCTAGGGCGGATATAAGGGCCCTTGCTCGTCGAACTCTGACCTCAAGTTCCACATTTCAGTCTGAACTGCGACGCCTAAGGATCGAGGTTTAG
- the LOC121795836 gene encoding kinesin-like protein KIN-UB isoform X2: protein MAYGQTGTGKTYTLGRLGDEDTSARGIMVRAMEDILANISPETDSISVSFLQLYMESIQDLLNPANDNISIVEDQKTGDVSLPGATVCEIRDQQSFIQLLRLGEAHRIAANTKLNTESSRSHALLMVHVKKSVVDRDEFCLEAQNCSIGNLRPPILRKGKLIVVDLAGSEHIHKSGSEGHMLEEAKSINLSLSALGKCINALAENSPHVPVRDSKLTRLLKDSFGGTSRTSLVVTIGPSPRHRAETASTIMFGQRAMKVENMLKIKEEFDYKSLAKRLEMEIDKLMTENERQLKVYENEIERIRLEAQKRVAEAEGNYVEALEEEKTKCQMDYMESIKRLEEKWTINQQKHAINAEINNGAGNEKVAELKRLLQDEVCLRKAAEDEIQKIKNQLYRFSKMELAGRNSDGFSIHQVLEEESCQKKKLEEEVRVLRSLLAQISIEAHQFRSYPDGSNSANPLLGLDSLEPLNQMRSRDCNNGERASITNLHEQDVGYGFLSYHYHFRLSSCFCIHLPLDITVGLQKILSLLQSEDANVRTHAVKVVANLAAEEGNQEKIVEAGGLTSLLMLLRTYDDETIHRIAAGAIANLAMNEANQELIMAQGGICQLAMTATDAEDPQTLRMVAGAIANLCGNDKLQMRLRSEGGMKALLGMVRCRHPDVLSQVARGIANFAKCESRASSQGSRHGRSLLIDDGALPWIVQNANSEASLIRRHVELALCHLAQHEVNAKDMISRGALWELVRISRDCSRADIRALARRTLTSSSTFQSELRRLRIEV, encoded by the exons ATGGCTTATGGTCAAACCGGAACTGGGAAGACGTATACTCTTGGCCGATTGGGTGATGAAGATACCTCTGCTCGGGGTATAATGGTTCGTGCGATGGAGGATATACTTGCAAACATCTCACCTGAGACTGATTCTATTTCAGTTTCATTCCTGCAG CTTTATATGGAATCCATCCAAGATCTACTGAACCCAGCTAATGATAATATATCAATTGTTGAGGACCAGAAAACTGGTGATGTTTCTTTGCCAGGGGCTACTGTCTGCGAGATCAGAGACCAGCAAAGTTTCATTCAACTCTTACGCTTAGGGGAAGCGCATAGGATTGCTGCCAACACCAAACTGAACACTGAATCTTCTCGGAGTCACGCCCTTCTGATG GTACATGTCAAGAAGTCTGTAGTGGACAGGGACGAATTTTGTCTTGAAGCACAAAATTGCTCAATTGGTAATTTGAGGCCTCCTATACTACGTAAAGGCAAACTGATCGTGGTAGATCTTGCTGGTTCCGAACACATTCACAAATCAG GAAGCGAGGGTCATATGCTAGAAGAAGCCAAGTCTATAAATCTTTCACTTAGTGCCTTAGGGAAATGTATAAATGCTTTGGCAGAAAACAGTCCTCATGTCCCAGTTCGAGATTCAAAGCTTACAAGGCTACTTAAAGATTCATTTGGAG GGACATCCAGAACTTCATTAGTTGTCACAATTGGTCCATCTCCACGTCATCGAGCAGAGACTGCAAGTACCATAATGTTTGGGCAAAGG GCTATGAAAGTGGAGAACATGCTGAAGATTAAGGAAGAATTTGACTACAAAAGCTTGGCCAAAAGACTTGAGATGGAAATTGATAAACTTATGACTGAGAATGAAAGGCAGCTAAAGGTTTATGAAAATGAGATTGAAAGAATCAGATTGGAAGCACAGAAACGTGTAGCTGAGGCTGAAGGGAATTATGTGGAAGCCTTAGAG GAGGAGAAAACCAAATGTCAGATGGATTATATGGAGTCAATTAAGAGGCTTGAGGAGAAGTGGACCATCAACCAGCAAAAGCATGCAATTAATGCAGAG ATTAACAATGGTGCTGGTAATGAAAAGGTTGCGGAGCTAAAAAGATTGCTTCAGGATGAAGTTTGTCTACGAAAAGCAGCTGAAGATGAAATTCAGAAGATAAAAAATCAGCTATATAGATTTTCAAAGATGGAG TTGGCAGGAAGAAACTCTGATGGCTTTAGCATTCATCAAGTGCTGGAAGAGGAGAGTTGTCAGAAAAAGAAACTAGAAGAAGAAGTGAGAGTTTTAAGGAGTCTACTGGCACAAATATCTATTGAAGCTCATCAA TTCAGGAGCTATCCAGATGGATCCAACTCTGCCAACCCCCTACTTGGTCTAGATTCCTTAGAACCACTTAATCAAATGCGGTCAAGAGATTGTAATAATGGAGAACGAGCATCTATTACAAACCTTCATGAACAAGATGTTGGTTATGGCTTTCTATCATATCATTATCATTTCAGGTTATCTTCTTGTTTTTGTATTCATCTGCCACTTGATATAACAGTTGGATTGCAAAAGATATTATCATTACTTCAGTCTGAGGATGCTAATGTACGAACACATGCGGTAAAAGTGGTAGCCAACTTAGCTGCAGAAG AAGGAAATCAGGAAAAGATAGTTGAAGCTGGTGGTCTCACTTCATTGCTAATGCTCCTTAGAACATACGATGATGAAACAATTCATAGAATTGCAGCTGGCGCTATTGCTAATCTTGCTATGAATG AGGCTAACCAAGAGCTCATAATGGCCCAAGGTGGAATCTGTCAGTTAGCTATGACAGCTACTGATGCAGAAGATCCTCAGACTCTAAGAATGGTTGCTGGAGCAATAGCTAATCTCTGTGGCAATG ATAAACTGCAAATGAGATTGAGGTCAGAAGGTGGCATGAAAGCTCTATTAGGGATGGTGAGATGTAGACATCCTGATGTTCTATCTCAAGTTGCCCGTGGTATTGCAAATTTTGCGAAGTGTGAATCTAGGGCTTCTAGTCAAG GATCAAGGCACGGCCGTTCCCTCCTGATAGATGATGGCGCATTACCGTGGATAGTACAAAATGCCAACAGCGAAGCTTCACTGATCAGGCGCCATGTCGAGCTTGCACTCTGCCACCTCGCACAGCATG AGGTGAATGCAAAAGACATGATCAGCAGAGGAGCCCTTTGGGAGCTAGTTCGTATTTCGCGGGACTGTTCTAGGGCGGATATAAGGGCCCTTGCTCGTCGAACTCTGACCTCAAGTTCCACATTTCAGTCTGAACTGCGACGCCTAAGGATCGAGGTTTAG
- the LOC121795836 gene encoding kinesin-like protein KIN-UB isoform X3 has translation MAYGQTGTGKTYTLGRLGDEDTSARGIMVRAMEDILANISPETDSISVSFLQLYMESIQDLLNPANDNISIVEDQKTGDVSLPGATVCEIRDQQSFIQLLRLGEAHRIAANTKLNTESSRSHALLMVHVKKSVVDRDEFCLEAQNCSIGNLRPPILRKGKLIVVDLAGSEHIHKSGSEGHMLEEAKSINLSLSALGKCINALAENSPHVPVRDSKLTRLLKDSFGGTSRTSLVVTIGPSPRHRAETASTIMFGQRAMKVENMLKIKEEFDYKSLAKRLEMEIDKLMTENERQLKVYENEIERIRLEAQKRVAEAEGNYVEALEEEKTKCQMDYMESIKRLEEKWTINQQKHAINAEINNGAGNEKVAELKRLLQDEVCLRKAAEDEIQKIKNQLYRFSKMELAGRNSDGFSIHQVLEEESCQKKKLEEEVRVLRSLLAQISIEAHQFRSYPDGSNSANPLLGLDSLEPLNQMRSRDCNNGERASITNLHEQDVVGLQKILSLLQSEDANVRTHAVKVVANLAAEEGNQEKIVEAGGLTSLLMLLRTYDDETIHRIAAGAIANLAMNEANQELIMAQGGICQLAMTATDAEDPQTLRMVAGAIANLCGNDKLQMRLRSEGGMKALLGMVRCRHPDVLSQVARGIANFAKCESRASSQVTGSRHGRSLLIDDGALPWIVQNANSEASLIRRHVELALCHLAQHEVNAKDMISRGALWELVRISRDCSRADIRALARRTLTSSSTFQSELRRLRIEV, from the exons ATGGCTTATGGTCAAACCGGAACTGGGAAGACGTATACTCTTGGCCGATTGGGTGATGAAGATACCTCTGCTCGGGGTATAATGGTTCGTGCGATGGAGGATATACTTGCAAACATCTCACCTGAGACTGATTCTATTTCAGTTTCATTCCTGCAG CTTTATATGGAATCCATCCAAGATCTACTGAACCCAGCTAATGATAATATATCAATTGTTGAGGACCAGAAAACTGGTGATGTTTCTTTGCCAGGGGCTACTGTCTGCGAGATCAGAGACCAGCAAAGTTTCATTCAACTCTTACGCTTAGGGGAAGCGCATAGGATTGCTGCCAACACCAAACTGAACACTGAATCTTCTCGGAGTCACGCCCTTCTGATG GTACATGTCAAGAAGTCTGTAGTGGACAGGGACGAATTTTGTCTTGAAGCACAAAATTGCTCAATTGGTAATTTGAGGCCTCCTATACTACGTAAAGGCAAACTGATCGTGGTAGATCTTGCTGGTTCCGAACACATTCACAAATCAG GAAGCGAGGGTCATATGCTAGAAGAAGCCAAGTCTATAAATCTTTCACTTAGTGCCTTAGGGAAATGTATAAATGCTTTGGCAGAAAACAGTCCTCATGTCCCAGTTCGAGATTCAAAGCTTACAAGGCTACTTAAAGATTCATTTGGAG GGACATCCAGAACTTCATTAGTTGTCACAATTGGTCCATCTCCACGTCATCGAGCAGAGACTGCAAGTACCATAATGTTTGGGCAAAGG GCTATGAAAGTGGAGAACATGCTGAAGATTAAGGAAGAATTTGACTACAAAAGCTTGGCCAAAAGACTTGAGATGGAAATTGATAAACTTATGACTGAGAATGAAAGGCAGCTAAAGGTTTATGAAAATGAGATTGAAAGAATCAGATTGGAAGCACAGAAACGTGTAGCTGAGGCTGAAGGGAATTATGTGGAAGCCTTAGAG GAGGAGAAAACCAAATGTCAGATGGATTATATGGAGTCAATTAAGAGGCTTGAGGAGAAGTGGACCATCAACCAGCAAAAGCATGCAATTAATGCAGAG ATTAACAATGGTGCTGGTAATGAAAAGGTTGCGGAGCTAAAAAGATTGCTTCAGGATGAAGTTTGTCTACGAAAAGCAGCTGAAGATGAAATTCAGAAGATAAAAAATCAGCTATATAGATTTTCAAAGATGGAG TTGGCAGGAAGAAACTCTGATGGCTTTAGCATTCATCAAGTGCTGGAAGAGGAGAGTTGTCAGAAAAAGAAACTAGAAGAAGAAGTGAGAGTTTTAAGGAGTCTACTGGCACAAATATCTATTGAAGCTCATCAA TTCAGGAGCTATCCAGATGGATCCAACTCTGCCAACCCCCTACTTGGTCTAGATTCCTTAGAACCACTTAATCAAATGCGGTCAAGAGATTGTAATAATGGAGAACGAGCATCTATTACAAACCTTCATGAACAAGATGTTG TTGGATTGCAAAAGATATTATCATTACTTCAGTCTGAGGATGCTAATGTACGAACACATGCGGTAAAAGTGGTAGCCAACTTAGCTGCAGAAG AAGGAAATCAGGAAAAGATAGTTGAAGCTGGTGGTCTCACTTCATTGCTAATGCTCCTTAGAACATACGATGATGAAACAATTCATAGAATTGCAGCTGGCGCTATTGCTAATCTTGCTATGAATG AGGCTAACCAAGAGCTCATAATGGCCCAAGGTGGAATCTGTCAGTTAGCTATGACAGCTACTGATGCAGAAGATCCTCAGACTCTAAGAATGGTTGCTGGAGCAATAGCTAATCTCTGTGGCAATG ATAAACTGCAAATGAGATTGAGGTCAGAAGGTGGCATGAAAGCTCTATTAGGGATGGTGAGATGTAGACATCCTGATGTTCTATCTCAAGTTGCCCGTGGTATTGCAAATTTTGCGAAGTGTGAATCTAGGGCTTCTAGTCAAG TTACAGGATCAAGGCACGGCCGTTCCCTCCTGATAGATGATGGCGCATTACCGTGGATAGTACAAAATGCCAACAGCGAAGCTTCACTGATCAGGCGCCATGTCGAGCTTGCACTCTGCCACCTCGCACAGCATG AGGTGAATGCAAAAGACATGATCAGCAGAGGAGCCCTTTGGGAGCTAGTTCGTATTTCGCGGGACTGTTCTAGGGCGGATATAAGGGCCCTTGCTCGTCGAACTCTGACCTCAAGTTCCACATTTCAGTCTGAACTGCGACGCCTAAGGATCGAGGTTTAG